In Ignavibacteriota bacterium, the following proteins share a genomic window:
- a CDS encoding DUF1569 domain-containing protein yields MIIVPLTVDDAVLRKTFLSTTMHQCLAGLKADAQPAWGRMSAQQMIEHLLWSVRGSTGSHVFAVVTPEHLLERAKRFLYHDRQTPHDFMNPLLAQGLPPLEHPDLAAAVGALRAEVKRFLELAESEPDAVRAHPIFGPLKMEEWERASFKHVHHHLVQFGVIGVQA; encoded by the coding sequence ATGATCATCGTGCCGCTCACTGTTGATGATGCCGTGTTGAGGAAGACGTTCCTGAGCACCACGATGCACCAGTGCCTGGCGGGGCTGAAGGCCGATGCGCAGCCGGCGTGGGGGCGGATGAGTGCGCAGCAGATGATCGAGCATCTGTTGTGGTCCGTGCGCGGATCCACCGGCTCACATGTCTTTGCCGTAGTCACGCCCGAACACCTGCTCGAGCGGGCGAAGCGGTTCCTGTACCACGACCGCCAGACCCCGCATGATTTCATGAACCCTTTGTTGGCGCAGGGGTTGCCGCCGCTGGAGCATCCCGACTTGGCGGCTGCCGTTGGGGCATTGCGGGCGGAGGTTAAACGGTTCCTGGAGTTGGCCGAAAGCGAGCCCGACGCCGTACGGGCGCACCCCATCTTCGGGCCGTTGAAGATGGAAGAGTGGGAGAGGGCGAGTTTCAAGCACGTGCATCATCATCTGGTGCAGTTCGGGGTCATTGGCGTGCAGGCGTGA
- a CDS encoding PAS domain S-box protein — MTAQVRSTILLVEDNAFLAMSGKETLAKAGYNVLTARDGKRAVELAESGAAIDLILMDVDLGDGMDGTEAAGRIIQQRDIPILFLSSHTEKEIIEKTERVTSYGYVVKDSSEVVLLASIKMAFKLHAEKLRVQARQQEIEEINRELEESIAERRRAEEMLVRQSDFRERVFNSIDARLAVVGPEGIISEVNDSWRRFAVENGGGDESTWGKGANYFRQCRPESGDTTKAEEAFEGLRRVQRGEQPFFTMEYPCHPPGAKRWYVMRVMPLKGRPGTVLVAHMDITATWEVRAALQASEHFLSLSQSIAHVGSWELDLVVGKIRWSEEVFRIFGLEPQEIAPTYREFLKLVHPDDRADVDAEYTASLQPGYEGYEIDHRLLHARTGEVRHVREKCRHTRDETGKVIRSTGVIEDITDHVEASASLERAGAALRASEALFRNVFQHHTAVKLLLDPATGSILDANEAAVAFYGWTREQLLQMRVLDINTLPPEEVQSELAKVQNLGRSTFEFRHRRADGSIRDVAVYASTIQSSERSVIHSIITDITDRKRAEREKEAALAAVQRQLAEKDLLLRETHHRIKNNIASIQSLLAMQARAASNPEAVGALQDAASRVSGMRVLYERMLMADQYQEADLDTYLGGLVDSVVGLLAGETRVAVEKSIGGIVLGSRVLFPLGLIVNEIVTNMIKHAFAGRECGTVRISAEQEGAVVTLVLGDDGKGLPEGFAIGDSEGFGLTLVRMLCVQLEAELAVDSSAAGTRWTIVFETA, encoded by the coding sequence ATGACCGCGCAGGTCCGTAGCACGATCCTTCTCGTGGAGGACAATGCGTTCCTTGCCATGTCCGGAAAGGAGACGCTTGCGAAGGCGGGGTACAATGTGCTCACCGCGCGCGACGGCAAGCGTGCGGTGGAGCTGGCGGAGTCGGGGGCGGCCATCGACCTCATCCTCATGGATGTGGACCTGGGCGACGGCATGGACGGCACCGAAGCGGCCGGGCGTATCATCCAGCAGCGCGACATCCCCATCCTCTTCCTCTCCTCGCACACTGAAAAAGAGATCATCGAGAAGACCGAGCGCGTCACCTCGTATGGCTATGTAGTGAAGGACAGTTCCGAGGTGGTCCTCCTTGCCTCCATCAAGATGGCATTCAAGCTGCATGCGGAGAAGCTGCGGGTGCAGGCGCGGCAGCAGGAGATCGAGGAGATCAACCGGGAGCTGGAGGAGAGCATCGCCGAACGCCGTCGTGCGGAGGAGATGCTCGTGCGGCAATCCGATTTCCGGGAGCGCGTGTTCAACTCCATCGATGCGCGGCTGGCGGTGGTCGGGCCCGAGGGCATCATCAGCGAGGTCAACGATTCCTGGCGGCGATTCGCAGTGGAGAACGGTGGCGGGGACGAGAGCACATGGGGGAAGGGAGCGAACTACTTCCGCCAGTGCAGGCCTGAGTCGGGCGACACCACGAAGGCGGAAGAGGCGTTCGAGGGGCTCCGGCGCGTGCAGCGCGGTGAGCAGCCGTTCTTCACGATGGAATATCCGTGTCACCCTCCCGGAGCGAAGCGGTGGTACGTTATGCGCGTCATGCCGCTCAAGGGGCGGCCAGGCACCGTGCTCGTCGCGCACATGGACATCACTGCCACATGGGAAGTGCGTGCGGCGCTGCAGGCCAGCGAGCATTTCCTCTCCCTCTCGCAATCCATTGCGCATGTCGGGAGCTGGGAACTGGACCTGGTCGTCGGGAAGATCCGGTGGTCGGAGGAGGTCTTCCGCATCTTCGGGCTCGAGCCGCAGGAGATCGCGCCCACCTATCGGGAATTCCTGAAGCTCGTTCATCCCGACGACCGTGCGGACGTGGATGCCGAGTACACGGCATCGCTGCAGCCGGGGTACGAAGGATATGAGATCGATCACCGGCTTCTGCATGCGCGGACGGGCGAAGTGCGGCATGTCCGGGAGAAATGCCGCCATACCCGCGATGAAACGGGGAAGGTGATCCGCTCCACCGGCGTCATCGAGGACATCACCGACCATGTCGAGGCGAGCGCCTCGCTGGAGCGCGCCGGCGCCGCATTGCGCGCGAGCGAGGCGTTGTTCCGGAACGTGTTCCAGCACCACACTGCGGTCAAGTTGTTGCTCGACCCGGCCACGGGGAGCATCCTGGACGCCAACGAAGCCGCCGTGGCATTTTACGGTTGGACGCGCGAGCAGCTCCTGCAGATGCGGGTCTTGGACATCAACACCCTGCCGCCGGAGGAAGTACAGAGCGAACTCGCCAAGGTGCAGAACCTGGGGCGGTCCACCTTCGAATTCCGGCACCGTCGGGCGGACGGCTCCATCCGGGATGTGGCGGTGTATGCCAGCACCATCCAGAGCAGCGAGCGGAGCGTGATCCACTCCATCATCACGGACATCACCGACCGGAAGCGGGCCGAGCGGGAGAAGGAAGCGGCGCTCGCAGCTGTGCAGCGGCAGCTGGCGGAGAAGGACCTGTTGTTGCGCGAGACCCATCACCGCATCAAGAACAACATCGCCTCCATCCAGAGCCTGCTTGCCATGCAGGCGCGGGCGGCGAGCAATCCCGAAGCGGTCGGGGCGTTGCAGGACGCCGCGTCGCGGGTGTCGGGCATGCGGGTGTTGTACGAGCGGATGCTCATGGCCGATCAGTATCAGGAGGCCGACCTCGACACCTATCTCGGCGGGCTGGTGGACTCCGTGGTGGGGTTGCTGGCCGGCGAGACGCGCGTTGCGGTGGAGAAGAGCATCGGGGGTATTGTGCTCGGCTCCAGGGTGCTCTTCCCGCTCGGCCTCATCGTCAATGAGATCGTCACCAACATGATCAAGCACGCGTTCGCCGGGAGAGAATGCGGCACCGTGCGGATCAGTGCGGAGCAGGAGGGGGCTGTGGTCACCCTTGTGCTCGGGGATGACGGCAAAGGATTGCCGGAGGGGTTCGCGATCGGAGACTCGGAGGGGTTCGGGCTCACGCTCGTGCGGATGTTGTGTGTGCAGCTCGAGGCCGAGCTTGCGGTGGACAGCAGTGCGGCCGGGACCCGCTGGACCATCGTGTTTGAAACCGCGTAG
- a CDS encoding DUF1801 domain-containing protein gives MKGKAEAPATAAEYIARQDKKTQAVLRKLRSVILKNAPGAEERISYQMPAYFLNGVLVYFAAWEKHIGLYPGAQAIVEFESELTKYVHAKGSIQFPLEKPLPFGLVSRIVKYRVTRKGVQKSKGTGIRKNKDKSTRTKTVRTARKSTGRNATKRTARGKR, from the coding sequence ATGAAGGGAAAGGCAGAGGCACCGGCGACCGCCGCGGAATACATCGCACGGCAGGATAAGAAAACCCAGGCCGTCCTCCGCAAGCTGCGGTCGGTGATCCTGAAGAACGCCCCAGGGGCGGAAGAGCGGATCAGCTATCAGATGCCGGCGTATTTCCTGAACGGTGTGCTCGTGTACTTCGCGGCATGGGAGAAGCACATCGGACTGTATCCCGGCGCGCAGGCGATCGTGGAGTTCGAGAGCGAACTCACGAAGTACGTGCATGCGAAGGGTTCCATCCAGTTCCCGCTGGAGAAGCCGCTACCGTTCGGGCTGGTGTCGCGGATCGTGAAGTACAGGGTCACCCGGAAGGGCGTGCAGAAGAGCAAGGGCACGGGCATCCGGAAGAACAAAGACAAGAGCACCAGGACAAAGACAGTCCGGACAGCCAGGAAGAGCACCGGCAGGAACGCAACGAAGCGCACGGCACGGGGGAAACGATAA
- a CDS encoding methyl-accepting chemotaxis protein — MRLITVSRLRWLLLALTLAAGNCPAAPSEDSSAADRLRALLGQNSRTVQQQQESGQLPVHASPEVSSRGLAAAVGLPAHEASTTATTPTRVPARDRIIIPPQVPASTHSTAVFLGAAGTCLTIFVLITYNRRSTMRWFNDLTLRTKLLAGFGIVAAVASVIGVVGYTSISELTDRTRSMYAQQTIPLRDVGEISTAFQRIRVNTRDILMTTTLAERQDKASRIQTYRDQIGRLAASFDSAITDPALRTSFEEYKEARKGYVVHLERLIQLALAMRDKEALALLNGPMQGPADTYMKCILKLVALESSLAEAGAQTAEAEGNTARVTMLVVLGVGVLVSVVLGFLLARAISRPLQILGEKAERVAEGDLTVEFDDPTKDEIGQLIASFIRMVANLRQTLGKVTDASAAVASASNEISSSTEEMAAGAQEQTSQAGEVASAVEEMTKTIVENSRNAGLTAENARKAREAAEQGGHVVEETVVGMKRIAEVVSKSAETVKLLGKSSDQIGEIIGVIDDIADQTNLLALNAAIEAARAGEQGRGFAVVADEVRKLAERTTKATKEIAGMIKTIQGDTDGAVRSMEEGTREVDNGIQLADRAGTSLRQIVEMIQTLTDMVTRIAAASEEQSSASEQISKNVEAISSVTAQSATGTQQIARAAEDLNRLTENMQTIVGTFILERTAGGGHAQPAAAHSVTRPSKSTTAVRPNGKLIGQEAQ; from the coding sequence ATGCGCCTGATCACGGTTTCGAGACTACGTTGGCTGCTCCTCGCCCTCACACTCGCCGCAGGCAACTGCCCGGCAGCCCCGTCCGAGGATTCTTCTGCAGCCGACCGCCTGCGTGCCCTTCTCGGGCAGAATTCCCGGACCGTTCAGCAGCAACAGGAATCGGGACAGCTACCAGTACATGCATCGCCGGAAGTCTCGTCCAGAGGTCTCGCCGCTGCCGTCGGTCTGCCCGCACACGAAGCATCAACCACAGCCACCACGCCCACCCGGGTGCCAGCACGTGACCGCATCATCATTCCGCCACAGGTTCCTGCTTCCACGCACAGCACCGCAGTGTTCCTGGGTGCCGCGGGAACCTGCCTGACGATCTTTGTACTCATCACATACAACAGGAGAAGCACCATGCGTTGGTTCAACGATCTCACACTCAGAACGAAGCTCCTCGCGGGCTTCGGTATCGTCGCCGCGGTCGCCTCCGTGATCGGCGTTGTCGGCTATACGTCGATCAGCGAACTGACCGACCGCACACGGTCGATGTATGCGCAACAAACGATCCCCCTGCGCGACGTCGGGGAGATCTCCACGGCCTTCCAGCGGATCCGCGTGAACACCCGCGACATCCTGATGACAACCACCCTCGCGGAGCGGCAGGACAAGGCTTCGCGCATCCAGACCTACCGCGATCAGATCGGCCGTCTGGCTGCCAGCTTTGACAGCGCGATCACCGATCCGGCTTTGCGTACCTCGTTCGAGGAATACAAAGAGGCCCGGAAGGGTTACGTCGTCCACCTCGAGAGACTGATCCAGCTCGCTCTCGCGATGCGCGATAAGGAAGCGCTCGCACTCCTGAATGGACCGATGCAGGGGCCGGCCGATACGTACATGAAGTGCATCCTCAAACTGGTGGCCCTCGAATCCTCGCTGGCGGAAGCAGGCGCGCAGACGGCCGAAGCCGAAGGGAATACCGCCAGGGTCACGATGCTGGTCGTCCTGGGCGTGGGTGTCCTGGTCTCGGTGGTACTGGGATTTCTCCTTGCCCGGGCGATCAGCCGCCCCCTGCAGATCCTCGGCGAGAAGGCTGAACGCGTGGCTGAGGGCGACCTCACCGTTGAGTTCGACGATCCCACGAAAGATGAGATCGGCCAGCTGATCGCTTCATTCATCCGCATGGTGGCCAACCTCAGGCAGACTCTCGGCAAGGTGACGGATGCATCGGCCGCGGTGGCAAGCGCAAGCAACGAGATCAGCAGCAGCACAGAGGAGATGGCTGCGGGGGCGCAGGAACAGACCTCCCAGGCAGGTGAGGTGGCCTCGGCCGTGGAAGAGATGACGAAGACGATCGTGGAGAATTCGCGCAATGCCGGCCTCACAGCGGAGAATGCACGCAAGGCGCGTGAAGCCGCGGAGCAGGGTGGCCATGTGGTCGAAGAGACGGTGGTCGGCATGAAGCGGATCGCCGAAGTGGTGTCGAAGTCGGCTGAAACGGTGAAGCTGCTCGGCAAGTCGAGCGACCAGATCGGCGAGATCATCGGCGTGATCGATGACATCGCCGACCAGACCAACCTGCTGGCACTCAACGCGGCGATCGAAGCGGCGCGCGCCGGCGAACAGGGGCGCGGCTTCGCCGTCGTCGCGGATGAGGTCCGCAAGCTGGCAGAACGTACGACCAAGGCGACGAAGGAGATCGCAGGAATGATCAAGACGATCCAGGGCGATACGGATGGCGCTGTCCGCTCGATGGAGGAAGGGACGCGGGAAGTGGACAATGGGATCCAGCTTGCCGATCGTGCCGGAACTTCCCTCCGCCAGATCGTGGAGATGATCCAGACCCTGACGGACATGGTCACACGCATCGCTGCGGCCAGCGAAGAGCAGTCGAGCGCCAGCGAACAGATCTCCAAGAACGTGGAAGCGATCAGTTCGGTGACCGCGCAATCAGCGACCGGCACACAGCAGATCGCCCGCGCTGCGGAGGACCTGAACCGTCTCACCGAGAATATGCAGACGATCGTGGGCACGTTCATTCTCGAGCGGACAGCAGGCGGCGGTCATGCACAACCCGCTGCCGCACATTCCGTCACCAGGCCATCAAAGTCGACGACCGCCGTACGGCCGAACGGCAAACTCATCGGTCAGGAGGCACAGTAG
- a CDS encoding HAMP domain-containing histidine kinase — MIDWQRSVYDDAWDMIESGLVSAARIIHDRTELRQIAEGALDVFEFRRQFSAVPPIRAQAGSMNARDDADRWSGPDARGPGPGPLLLSRGSHAAAHERSNEAVLTCLSHEFRTPLNGILGSLEGLKEEIQGDEHRALVEAALSSAKRLSQTLLCILRLAEIESARLHPGIRPCNVTAVLAKVMEEYARRALLKGIAIRADRSNAPCIVPVDPEILTEALGHLMDNAVKFSSRGCIRTEIRRTACGQEKERRVEIVIADEGIGIPASRIGVVQDSFRQASEGYTRLYEGIGLGLTIATRLVELMRGSLRMESTEGRGTTVLVSLPAE, encoded by the coding sequence ATGATCGATTGGCAACGTTCGGTATACGACGACGCGTGGGACATGATCGAGTCCGGATTGGTAAGCGCGGCCCGGATCATCCACGACCGGACCGAGCTCCGGCAGATCGCCGAGGGTGCACTCGACGTCTTCGAGTTCCGCCGCCAGTTCTCAGCGGTACCGCCGATCCGTGCACAGGCAGGAAGCATGAATGCACGGGATGATGCGGACCGTTGGTCCGGGCCCGATGCCCGGGGCCCCGGACCCGGACCGCTGCTCCTCTCACGCGGCAGCCATGCGGCGGCACATGAACGTTCCAACGAAGCCGTGCTCACCTGTCTTAGCCACGAGTTCCGGACACCGCTGAACGGCATTCTCGGTTCGCTGGAGGGGCTGAAGGAGGAGATCCAGGGAGACGAACACCGCGCCCTCGTGGAAGCGGCGCTCAGCTCGGCAAAGCGCCTTTCACAAACTCTCTTGTGTATCCTGCGCCTCGCCGAGATCGAGAGCGCACGGCTCCATCCCGGGATTCGCCCGTGTAACGTCACCGCGGTCCTTGCGAAGGTCATGGAGGAGTACGCTCGCCGCGCACTGTTGAAAGGGATAGCGATCAGAGCGGACCGCTCGAATGCGCCGTGCATCGTGCCTGTCGATCCTGAGATCCTCACCGAGGCGCTCGGGCATCTGATGGACAATGCCGTGAAGTTCTCATCGCGGGGTTGTATACGGACGGAGATACGACGAACGGCATGTGGCCAGGAGAAGGAACGGCGCGTGGAGATCGTGATCGCGGATGAAGGCATCGGCATCCCCGCGTCACGGATCGGCGTCGTGCAGGACTCCTTCCGGCAGGCAAGCGAAGGGTACACGCGGCTCTACGAAGGCATAGGGCTCGGTCTCACGATCGCCACACGGCTCGTGGAACTGATGCGTGGCTCTCTTCGTATGGAGAGCACCGAGGGCAGGGGGACGACGGTCCTCGTCAGCCTCCCTGCGGAGTGA
- a CDS encoding response regulator, translating to MVQTDTKGRIVIVEDEAVIAMDLEERLRSNGYEVLNLCPTGEDALRVLSHSQADLVLMDVHLPGHIDGIETSRQANSLWRIPTVYLTAYSDHELVSRAARTNPLGYLVKPVRDRELFAAVEVALHRSRMNRRLQESDQWLAETFQPDVLACLVFDTEGRVLYADERSEQYLRFSRGELLGMPIGELITIRGARADIPLPMCIADATADDTRNQYGTGDVRRSDGSTIAVTYALTPLMDSSGRPLGLVLTLRAAESGSASLPGYGTGASPVIHAPARLTRIVVLSRDPFFRRGLLDVVHASTLVRIVAEVQHPEDLGRPELADAADVALIDARQFDEAPPAVWASLERIAGNIPLLFMTAQSDGNAVRQAVERGHSCLVVTTDHVGPLIRACSEVAAGRVFLSPGFLPLTRKGGTPAPPKDLSGRLSHRELSVFRGIQSGKPLKAIAAEMNLSTKTVSTYRRRVLTKLGLRSNADLVLYPSTKKPS from the coding sequence ATGGTTCAGACTGACACCAAAGGACGTATCGTTATCGTTGAGGACGAAGCCGTGATCGCCATGGATCTTGAGGAGCGGCTCCGGTCGAATGGATATGAGGTTCTAAACCTGTGCCCGACGGGGGAAGATGCGTTACGCGTCCTCTCCCATTCGCAGGCCGACCTGGTTCTCATGGACGTGCACCTCCCCGGGCACATCGACGGGATCGAGACAAGCCGACAGGCCAATTCCCTCTGGCGTATCCCCACCGTGTACCTGACCGCCTACTCGGACCATGAGCTGGTCTCGCGTGCGGCGCGTACGAACCCGCTGGGCTATCTGGTGAAACCGGTGCGCGACAGGGAACTGTTCGCCGCCGTGGAGGTGGCATTGCACCGGAGCCGGATGAACCGCCGTCTGCAGGAGAGCGATCAATGGCTTGCGGAGACCTTCCAACCCGACGTGCTTGCGTGCCTCGTCTTTGATACGGAAGGGCGTGTGCTGTACGCCGACGAACGCAGCGAGCAGTACCTGCGGTTCAGCCGGGGTGAACTGCTTGGCATGCCGATCGGCGAACTCATCACGATCCGCGGTGCGCGTGCCGACATTCCCCTTCCCATGTGCATCGCCGATGCCACTGCCGATGATACACGGAATCAGTACGGCACCGGTGATGTGCGCCGTTCCGACGGAAGCACCATAGCCGTCACGTATGCGCTGACACCGTTGATGGATTCAAGCGGGCGGCCGCTCGGGTTGGTGCTGACACTCCGGGCCGCGGAGAGCGGAAGCGCGTCCCTTCCCGGGTACGGTACCGGCGCATCACCGGTCATCCACGCGCCTGCCCGGCTCACGCGGATCGTCGTACTCAGCCGCGACCCGTTCTTCCGGCGCGGACTCCTCGATGTGGTGCATGCCTCAACGCTGGTCCGGATCGTGGCCGAGGTTCAGCACCCCGAGGACCTGGGCAGGCCGGAACTCGCGGACGCTGCCGACGTGGCGCTGATCGATGCGCGTCAGTTCGACGAGGCCCCGCCTGCCGTGTGGGCCTCTCTCGAACGGATCGCCGGGAACATCCCGTTGCTCTTCATGACCGCACAGTCCGATGGCAATGCCGTCAGGCAAGCCGTCGAACGCGGGCACTCGTGCCTGGTGGTCACGACCGACCATGTGGGTCCGCTCATCCGCGCCTGCTCCGAGGTTGCTGCGGGCAGGGTCTTCCTGAGTCCGGGGTTCCTCCCCCTGACGCGAAAGGGTGGAACCCCCGCCCCGCCGAAGGACCTCAGCGGCCGCCTGTCGCATCGCGAGCTGTCGGTGTTCCGCGGCATACAGTCAGGGAAGCCGCTCAAGGCCATCGCGGCGGAAATGAATCTGAGTACGAAGACCGTGAGCACGTACCGGCGCCGTGTCCTCACAAAACTGGGTCTGCGGTCGAACGCCGATCTGGTCCTGTACCCGTCGACGAAGAAACCGTCCTGA
- a CDS encoding PAS domain S-box protein, which yields MKRSPGNQESSPHSPQRRVLATILDAMLDGYFRIDLTGRFLQVNEAYSQMIGYGAEELLGMSLAEVEAKETPDEIQRHIARVAAAGKERFTTLQRHKNGSVLCLQISALLSDDGTHLHSFVRDDTARTAAERALQASEAKFATAFRLAPDIFVISQMHDGRFVDVNAAYERATGYSRAESIGKTSFDLDIWVQPGQRADVLAEMARSGRVREMPFTFRRRNGVIGEARMSAEPVEIDGTDCLLSIVTDVTEKEEMQRALQFHSHVLDTIGQAVIVSDIDGVITYWNKAATALFGLKSEEVIGKTGADLYNPGIDEPHAQAIVRETLRQGYWKGELALRLLDGSPMILSMALAALSPGWKNDTSIVGIATDITEERRNQEVLRESEKWYRELFERSFDPICVASMAGIILDVNPGACQILGLPREEVIGTDVRTILGMQWEGFLNVVDENLKNGEGIFDWTFPSASGPNQTSEISVRNFRLRDEDAVLAVGRNISRRREAEQRLKNTVAEKEVLLQETHHRVKNNLQIIASLLNLRKSGIKDPVALSMIDQSRHRIELMASVYERVYQSKNLAHIDFADFLRRSVHDLVESMRQEHVQIDVRFALDEFRLNLQPAIYLGIVIHELVSNAMKHAFRGRERGTIKIALHRGVDGGFALEVADDGAGIPSDFDTETSASLGLRLVNALIRQLGGDATVQGSNGTRWTLIFTACPT from the coding sequence ATGAAGAGAAGCCCCGGCAACCAGGAGTCCAGCCCCCATTCCCCCCAGCGCAGGGTTCTCGCCACCATCCTTGATGCGATGCTGGACGGCTACTTCCGCATCGACCTCACCGGACGATTCCTGCAGGTCAACGAAGCGTATTCCCAAATGATCGGCTACGGTGCCGAAGAACTTCTCGGGATGTCGCTCGCGGAGGTCGAGGCGAAGGAGACGCCGGACGAGATTCAACGCCATATCGCCCGCGTGGCGGCCGCCGGGAAAGAGCGCTTCACCACCCTGCAGCGGCACAAGAACGGGAGTGTCCTCTGTCTGCAGATCAGCGCACTCCTCAGCGACGACGGCACACACCTCCATTCGTTTGTCCGTGACGACACCGCCCGCACCGCCGCTGAACGCGCCCTGCAGGCCTCCGAGGCGAAGTTCGCGACCGCGTTTCGCCTCGCACCCGATATCTTTGTGATCTCCCAGATGCACGATGGAAGATTCGTGGATGTGAACGCTGCGTATGAGAGGGCGACCGGCTATTCACGGGCGGAGAGCATCGGCAAGACCTCGTTCGACCTCGACATCTGGGTGCAGCCAGGGCAACGCGCAGACGTTCTCGCGGAGATGGCGCGATCGGGGAGGGTCAGAGAGATGCCGTTCACCTTCCGGAGACGGAATGGGGTCATAGGTGAAGCAAGGATGTCGGCGGAGCCGGTCGAGATCGATGGCACCGATTGTCTCCTGAGTATCGTGACAGATGTGACGGAAAAGGAAGAGATGCAGCGGGCACTCCAGTTCCACTCGCATGTCCTGGACACGATCGGTCAGGCGGTGATCGTTTCGGACATCGATGGCGTGATCACATACTGGAACAAGGCTGCGACCGCTCTCTTCGGGCTGAAGAGCGAAGAGGTGATCGGGAAGACAGGCGCCGATCTCTACAACCCGGGAATCGACGAGCCACATGCACAGGCGATCGTTCGGGAAACGCTGCGTCAGGGCTACTGGAAGGGAGAACTGGCCCTGAGGCTGTTGGACGGTTCTCCCATGATCCTCTCCATGGCGCTCGCAGCCCTGTCGCCTGGCTGGAAGAACGACACGTCCATCGTAGGTATTGCGACAGATATAACGGAAGAGCGCCGCAATCAAGAGGTCCTGCGGGAGAGTGAAAAGTGGTACCGTGAATTGTTTGAACGGTCGTTCGATCCCATCTGTGTTGCCTCCATGGCCGGGATCATCCTCGATGTGAATCCGGGGGCATGTCAGATCCTGGGTCTTCCCCGCGAGGAGGTGATCGGGACAGACGTGAGGACCATTCTCGGCATGCAGTGGGAAGGTTTTCTGAATGTCGTGGATGAGAATCTCAAGAACGGCGAGGGCATCTTCGACTGGACATTCCCGTCAGCGTCAGGACCGAACCAAACCTCTGAGATCAGCGTGAGGAACTTCCGGCTCCGGGACGAGGATGCGGTCCTCGCCGTCGGACGCAATATCTCCCGTCGCCGGGAGGCCGAGCAACGGCTCAAGAATACGGTCGCCGAAAAAGAGGTCCTGCTCCAGGAAACACATCACCGCGTCAAGAACAACCTCCAGATCATCGCCAGCCTGCTCAATCTGAGGAAGAGCGGGATCAAGGACCCCGTTGCACTTTCGATGATCGATCAGAGCCGCCACCGGATCGAGCTGATGGCGTCCGTCTATGAACGGGTGTATCAATCCAAGAACCTGGCCCATATCGACTTCGCCGATTTCCTGCGTCGTTCTGTGCACGATCTTGTAGAATCGATGCGCCAGGAGCATGTGCAGATCGACGTTCGTTTTGCGCTGGACGAGTTCAGGCTGAACCTGCAGCCGGCGATCTACCTTGGCATCGTGATCCACGAACTCGTAAGCAACGCCATGAAGCATGCGTTCCGCGGCCGCGAACGTGGGACGATCAAGATCGCCCTGCATCGCGGCGTGGACGGAGGATTCGCGCTGGAGGTCGCCGATGATGGCGCCGGGATCCCATCGGATTTCGACACGGAGACGTCGGCCTCGTTGGGGCTCCGGCTGGTCAATGCGCTCATCCGGCAGCTCGGCGGGGATGCCACAGTGCAGGGTTCGAACGGGACACGCTGGACGTTGATATTCACTGCGTGCCCCACGTGA